From the Moorena sp. SIOASIH genome, the window GGTACGGATAGTCCAGAGGCAAAGCTGGATGTGTCAGGACAAATTAAAGGTGGCGGGGTTTTGGCTGGAATATGGGCAGCCCAACCAGATACTGATGTTTCTATCACATCCACGGGGTGGGAATATGTTTCCGATACATCAGTTACTTTCACCCTAGATAGAAAAGCAATAATTTTTTGTACCTATTCCATTAATGTCCAACCAGAGGGGAATTGTAAAGGTCGTAATCTCGTTGCAACAAGGCTAGTCGTGGACGGTAATGGCTGTCCCCAATCTGGTTCGCACTTTCAAGCCCATAGCTCTAATCATCCTAATGTGAATTTGAATGGCAATGTCGTCTTGCCGCTTGGGACAGGTGAGCATACCGTTAAGCTCCAGTCGAAGAAAGTTGGCGACAATGTGGCAAGGTGGACTAGCAACCCATCATGCCTAGATGGCTTCGGTGGCGGAAGAACACTTGTGGTCATGGCATTTTACTTACCAATAATAGGTGTTTAGTGCGATCGCCGATCTTGTAGGGTGCGTTACGCTACCGCTAACGCACCATCTCCAAATTTCAACCGAACCTGAATCTAAAAGTTAAAGGAACATCAAACAACAACTGTAGCGTAACGCACCATCTCCAAATTTCAACCGAACCTGAATCTAAAAGCCAAAGGAACATGAAACAACAACTGGAGAAACGTCTAGCCGAACTCAAAACAGTTGGTAGGCACTGCCCACCCTACATGAACCAAGTGATATCGCTCATGCTATAATCAAAACACCTAATAGTAAACGAGGAAAATTGTAATGAAAAATAAAGTCATAGATGTGACAGATCTAAGTCCGAAACAGATTGCTATGCTTGAAGAAATTATTGCTGCTTTGAAGGCGGTTTCTCAACAGAATAGTTTTTCACAAGATATAAGTAAAAAAGAATACAAAGAGAAAGAAGACTTGAAGCAACTTCATCAAGAGTTTGATTGGTTGGTTGCTGACCTTGGTGTAAAAGAACCACTTACTAGAAGTAATGTCTATGGCATCGAATAATAAAATAAAACGGTATTTAGACACTAACATTCTGGTATATTCAATTGATTTAAGTAAGGATAATAGGCAAAAACATCGGGCAGCTTTAGAAATTTTAAGACCTAGTCAAAGAGAAGTTATCTGTCTGTCTTCTCAGGTAATTGCCGAGTTTTATGCTGTTGTTACCAGTTCCAAATCTGTAGCCAATCCTCTGACTACTCAAGAGACAATAATGCGGATTGAAAGATTTATGCAAATGCCCAATATAGAACTTCTCTCCATGTCAGATAATATCTTTAAGGAATGGTTTGAATTGCTCAAAATAAACCCTGTAAAGGGGGCTAGAGTATTTGATTTAATGCACCTGGCAATTATGATATCCCATGGAGTAACCAGTATTTATACGTTTAATGAAGATGATTTTAATTGGCATCCTGAAATTGAGGTGATTGTGCCAAGTTATTAAATAATGTTCGTAAAACCTTACTCCCCATCCAAGGAGCAATTCCAAAAGAGCCATCTTTAATCAGAGTAGAGCAATGATTACCTTAGCTAAATGGTCAATTGAAGACTATCATCACATGATTGCAGCAGGTATCCTCAGTGACCGTCATGTGGAATTACTAGAAGGGCAAATTATTGAAATGTCACCAGAGGGACCATTGCATCGGAAAATCAACGATTCTATCGCAGACTATTTACGGGAAAAGCTCCGGGGACGCGCTAAAATCTACGAAGCACATCCGGTTTCCCTTCCTGATTCAGAACCTGAACCAGATATTGCTGTTGTTAAATTGCCAGTTTCATTGTATGACAATCGTCACCCTTCTGCCGAAGAAATTTACTTATTGATAGAAATATCTGACACTACCTTGGAAAAAGACTTAGAACAGAAGCGAATTGCCTATGCTCGTGCTGGTATATTAGAATACTGGGTTGTAGATTTAAAAGCTCAACAACTAATCGTGTTTCAGCAACCATCAGGGGATAGTTATCAAATCAAACAAACCAAAGCCTATGGAACTTTATATCCAGTTGCTTTTCCCCATATTGAAGTGTCAGTGGAAAAGTTATTATCAAAAACTATCTGAAATATAGCAATTCTCATAGCTATGAGATATACAATTTATGGATTGTAGGGAACAGGGAACAGGGAACAGGGAACAGGGAAGACAGAAGAGGGAATAGGGAAGAGGGATGCGCTGCACCAAAACAGGGAATCAACGTCAAATAAGACTGTACCTCATAACTGCGAGAAACGCTATAATATACTATAGCGGTTTTAATAGTAACGAAGTACAGAGGATTTTTTCCCACTTCCGACTTCCCTCTTCTTTCTTCCCTACTCCCTACTCCCTACTCCCTACTCCCTAAAACCCAATAATTTGCACCTCACCCAATTTAAAACTGCTGTATTGTAACCCATCCTCGTCAACAAGGAACATGAAAGAACAACTAGAAAAACGCCTAACCCAACTCAAAGCAGAATTTGAATCAGGACAAAAAGTCCTCGCAGATTTAGAAGCCAAACAAGCAAATGTCCGTGAAACCTTACTCCGCATCCAAGGAGCAATTCAGGTATTAGAAGAAGAGCTAACTAAACAGAATAGTGCTGCATCTGAACCAGAAACGGTGGAGGTTTTAGAAACGGAAGCAATTGAGAATTAAGAGAAATCTTGTGGAAGTAAACAAGCATAAACTATCTTTCCCCAATCACCATGACTGAAAACCTTACCATCTCCAACGCCCCCCCAGAAAATCCTGGCATGAATTTCGCCTTATTGCGACAAGAAGGAATCAAGCACATCGAACGCCTAGGGGGGAAACTGTGGACAGACTACAATACCCACGATCCCGGTATTACTATCCTAGAACAACTTTGCTATGCCATCACGGATTTAAGCTATCGCCTTGACTTCGAGATGAAAGACTTGCTTGCGCCTGCTCCTGGAGAAAATAGGAAACAGTTTTTCACAGCCAGAGAAATCCTCACCGTTAATCCCCTCACAATTAATGATTATCGCAAACTGCTAATCGACATTGATGGTGTTAAAAATGCATGGGTTAAACCCATTAAGAATTCACAACCCCCAATTTATTACGATTCCCTTCTTCATACCTTAACTTTTGAAGCTTCTAAACGCACTCAGCAAGTCAACTTAAATGGACTTTATCGGGTACTAATCGAAAAAGAAAAAAATGTCTCTGACGAAGCGAGTCTCATCGAAAAAGTAAAATCTAAACTTAATCAGCATCGAAATTTGTGTGAAGATTTTGCTTCAGTCGAAATTTTACCCATTGAAGAAATCACCATCAAAGCCGAGATGGATATTGAAGAAGGCTTCAATGTGAATGAATTAATGGCACAGATATATTTGTGCTTAGATAACTTTATTTCTCCTAACCTACAATTTTTCACCTTAAAAGAACTACTGAATCAAGGTAAAAAGCCTGAAGCTATTTTTGATGGTGTTCCCCTGGAACATGGCTTCATTGACGATGAAAAACTTGATAGTTTTATCAAGAAAGACCAACTGCACACCTCTGACATAATTCGGATTATTTTAGATATTCCAGGGATAAAAACTGTTAGAATAATTACTATTTCAAGCGACAAGTCATCAGAATCAGAAGAATGGGCGTTAGCATTAGATCCTAATCTAACACCCCAACTCAAAGATATAGATGGCTTGACAAGTAACATTACCTTTTATAAAGGACAAATTCCGTGCAATCCGAACCTGGCTAAAGCTAAAACTAATCTGGAATCATTACAACAAAAAAATACCCAAACACCATCAACTACACAAACAAAAGATATCCCCATCCCAGTGGGACAATACCGAGAATTATCTGACTATGAATCAATTCAAAACGATTTTCCTGCTACTTACGGTATTGGAGAAATAGGTTTACCGGCTTCTGCATCCCCCAAACGCAAGGCTCAAGCCAAGCAGCTACAAGCTTATTTAATGTTTTTTGACCAACTTTTAGCTAACTATTTTGCTCAATTAGAACACACTAAAGATTTATTTTATTTTCAAACTAAGAACAAGACAACCTACTTTTACCAGGAACTTTATAGCATTCCAGGTGCGCCAGAAATCCTCAACTTTGAGCAAAATTCACCAGAAGATCAATGGAATGATATTGATAAGATAAGAAAAAACCGTTTCCTAGATCATTTAATGGCACAGTTTTGTGAAAAGTTCACAGATTATTCTTTACTTTTCTATGATTTAATCCTGAAGGAAAAGCTGATTGATGATAAGCTGATTGATGATAAGCTGATTGATGATAAGCTGATTGATGATAAAATTAATTTCTTACAGAACTATCCCCAAATTAGCGCCGGAAGGGGTAAAGCCTTTAATTACACTGATCCCAGTCAGGTTTGGGATACAGAAAACGTATCGGGACTAAAACAAAGAATTTGTAGTTTACTAGGAATTCCTTACCATCGAAAAACTTTGGCTCTCTGCAATGAATCGGATGAAACCGAAGGTTTCCATATAGTCGAACATATTTTACTTCGTCCTCGCAGCAGTAACGACCCCGACTCAGACGAGAATTTTTCAGAATTTAAATCAAACACAGATTCAAACACAGATTCAAACACAATAGATCCTTACTCTTTCCAAATCAGTTTTGTATTCCCGGATTGGCTGCCTCGCTTTCAAAAAGAAAACTTTAAACAGCTAATTGATAACATTATCATTGCCGAAATACCCGCCCATATAACTCCTTATTGCCACTGGTTAGACAAACCTAATATGATAAAATTTGAAAATGCCTACCAGCTCTGGCTAAATACAAAAATGGATAAAAATTCAACTAATAACCTGATCGAATTTTTGGTAAATGGTAGTATTTCAACTCTACCATTTAATGTTTTAGGATATATGACTATCGGCACAGATTTTGAAGTTATTTGTTAAAGCCTTTGGAAGTGAACCAACAACGACATATTATCAAAAAACAGATTATAGAACTTAATTTAAGTTCACAGCAAGGTGCTTTTGAACTGCAAAATGAGGTAAATAGACTATATCGCTATAAAGTCCTCCCCCTGATTGATAATTTATTTAATCAGTTCAGCGATTTAGATACAATACATCGAATTAATACCCTAGAAATAGACCTAGGCAATATCGATATCAATAATCTAGAACAGGAATTGATTGACAAAATTATAGCACAAATTCAACAGCAATTAGAAGAACAAATTAGCCACTCAAGTTCCAGTTTGTCAACACAGCCACAACCTAAGACTGAGTTGGGTGAGTCTTCACCACTGCTTGCTAGAACAGAGGGAGAGACGGGGGAAAATATAGAAGTAAATAAAATTACCTCTGTAAGTTCAACGAGCTATCAAAGACTATCTGATCAAATTGGCAAATCAGAGATTGCTAGTAAAAGAGCTTTACAACTAGAGATTTTTAGCTACTTTATTCAAACAGGGATGCTACCCTGGTGGGCAGAAAACTTAAGCAAACAAGAGCTAGAAGACTATTGCGATCGCCTGATCACCAATTCGCCAAATCAGGTAAAGCCTATTGTTCAGCAAAGCTTAAAAAATCCCAAGCATTTGCAGCGCCTTATTTACCAATTTTCCGATTCAATACTCCTCAAAATAGCCGGATTGTTTACTGGGGATTCAGTCCCGTTTATTGCCGACTATAATACAGACATAAAACCGGTCTTGGCACAGCTAGAGCAGACGAGAAATATTCCGGAAGCCAAATTGAGATTGGAGATATGGCAAGGATTATTCTTGAGTATCTCCTCAGATAGTAAGACTCAAGTAGATAAGTTCAAGTTAATCCAAGACAATTTATTACATATTGCCACCAGTAATCGGATTAACTATCCTGAGTTTTTAAAGAATATTGTTACCAAGATAGAGCATCTAGTCAGAGAAGAAAAAGGATTTAAAAGCACACTTCCAGAAATCTTAGATAAAATCCAAATCCCTGGCCAAGATGCACAGTTGATTAGAGCAGAAAAAAGAGCTTCACAACTAGAGATTTTTAGCAACTTTATTCAAACAGGTATACTCTCCGAAAACTTAAGTAAACAACAACTAGAACAATATTGCGATCGCCTGATCACCAATTCCCCAAATCAGGTCAAGTCTATTGTTGAGCAAAGCTTAAAGAATCCCAAGCAATTCCAGCGCCTTATTTACCAATTTTCCGATTCAATACTCCTAAAAATAGCCGGATTGTTTACTGGGGATTTAGTCCCGTTTATTGCCGACTATAATACAGACATAAAATCGGTCTTGGAACAGCTAGAGCAGACGAGAAATATTCCAAAAGCCAAATTGAGATTGGAGAGATGGCAAGGATTATTGTTGAGTCTATCCTCAGATAGTAATACTCAAGTAGATAAGCTCAGATTAATCGAAGCTAACTTATTACATATTACCAGCAGTAATAACATTAACTATCCTGAGTTTTTAACTAGTCTTGTTACCAAGATAGAGCATCTAGTCAGAGAAGGAAAAGGATTTAAAAGTCAACTGACAGAAATCTTAGATAGAATCCAAATCCCCAGCCAAGAGACACAGTTGATTAGAGCAGAAGAAAAAGCTTCACAACTACAGATTTTTAGCGACTTTATCCAAACCGGTATACTCCCCGAAAACTTAAGTAAACAAGAATTAGAACAATATTGCGATCGCCTGATCAGCAATTCCCCAAATCAGATCAAGTCTCTTGTTCAGCAAAGCTTAAAAAATCCCAAGCACTTGCAGCGCCTTATTTACCAATTTTCCGATTCAACACTCCTCAAAATAGCCGGATTATTTACTGGGGATTTAGTCCCGTTTATTGCCGACTATAATACAGACATAAAACCGGTCTTGGAACAGCTAGAGCAGACCAGAAATATTCCGGCAGCCAAATTGAGATTGGAGATATGGCAAGGAATACTTTTCAGTATCTCCTCAGAGAGTAAGACTCAAGTAGATAAGCTCAGATTAATCGAAGCTAACTTATTACATATTACCAGCAGTAATAACATTAACTATCCTGAGTTTTTAACTAATCTTGTTGCCAAGATAAAGCATCTAGTCAGACAAGGAAAAGGATTTAAAAGCAGACTTCCAGAAATCTTATATAGAATCGAAATCCCTAGCCAAGAGACACAGTTTATTAAAGAAAGGGAACAACTGGAACACCTATTAAGGGAATTGCAACACCTTGATTTAAATAGCCAGATATTACCCCAACATAAACAGCAAATTAATCAACTTAAGACTGAAATAGAAATATTACTAAATGAAATCAATAATTCTGCCCAAGTCCAAAGGTCATCAGACCTGATTACACGCTTCAAACAACTACAGAAAACTTGTCAAACTCTTAAACTCAACATCCAACAAGAACTCAAGTCCAACCAAACCAGAATTCCAGATGTTGTCAATACTTTTAGTGACTCTGATGAAATCTACATTTACAATGCAGGATTAATTTTGCTATGGCCATTTCTGACTCGCTTCTTTGTCAAAATAGGATTGGTACAAGATAAGATTTTTATTAATACCACATCTGCTGAACGAGCAGCCCTTTTACTCCAGTATTTAGTTGATAACTCAACAGAAATACCAGAACACATTTTACCTCTTAATAAAATACTATGCGGTATAGAGTTATTAGAACCTATAGACACCAATTTAGAAATCACCGAACAAGAACGAGCAGAATCTGAAAATTTGTTATCTGCTGTGATTCAAAATTGGTCTATTTTGAAAAATACATCAATAGAAGGATTTAGAACAGCTTTTTTGCAGAGAAACGGTATTGTGAGAATTCGTGATGGTAGTTGGCTGCTACAGGTTGAACGTGAAACCTACGATATTTTACTAGATAGAATTCCTTGGAGCATACGAGTTGTCAAGCTGCCGTGGATGGATAATATTTTATATGTAGAGTGGTAAGCTGTAGGGAACAGGGAACAGGGAACAGGGAACAGGGAACAGGGAATAGGTAATAGGTAATAACCAATTTAAATGCGCTACAGCTTAGCAGGGTAGTTAATATCAAAAAAATTAGCATTCAGCTAATAGCTGAATGCTTAAAAATATGACTAACTTTTAATTTTTATCAATCAACCTTCAACCTTCAACCAAATAACCTTCAACCAAATAACCTTTAACCTTCAACCAAATAACCTTGGCCTTTCGGCCACGCTACGCGAACAACCTTCAACCTTCAACCTTGGCCTTTCGGCCACGCTACGCGAACAACCTCTTAACCCTCAATCCCCAGTAATCGACAAACCATCAACCCAAATTTTTGGACACACTCCACCAGAGGTCAACTCAGGCTCTTTTTCCACATAAATAATGGATTTCAGCAGTTCCCGAAAATCTCCGGCTACCGTTGCGGAATCAATACTAGTTAATTCTCCCTTATTCACCATCCAACCATCAAAGGGTAGAGAAAAGGAACCTTCGAGTGCTTTAACTCCCGCATGAAGCGCATTCACCTCATCAATCCAAATCACATTTTCAGCCTGGTCTAAGCTGTACTCTTGTTCAGCAGATTGACCAGGAAAAACATGATAGAAATTAGGGCTAACTGTAACTTTTGCCCCCATATTGGCATGACCTGTTGGTTTAGCATTCAGGCGTTTCGCGGTGCCAGCACTGTGCAGAAAATTGCTTAACACCCCTTCTGTAATTATCGGTACTCGACGAGTAGGTGTTCCTTCTCCATCAAAATAGACCGGTGCCACATTCTTTGGATGTAGCTCATCATCACAAACAGAAAGCAGAGGAGAAGCAATTGGAGTACCTAGAGACTCGGGAGTCGAGAGGCTTTGCTTGTCTAGAATATTCTGAGCATTAAATAAATTAGAAAAAGCATTCAGTAGACTCAGGAAAGCTTCGGGAGAGAATACTACCCGATATTTCCCGGACTTAACTTTCTCATAGTTCAAGTGACTGATGGTTTTCTCAGCAGCTTTTTGCAGACAAGTCTGAATATCCAGAGTTTCCAAACCTTGACTAATCTTATAGGCACCAGCACTACGGGGCTTTTTCCCTTCTTCCTCAGTTTTGGTATAAAGATAAATGGAAGCAGAGGAGCTAGCTTGCTGGCGCAATGCCCCATCACTATTGAGATAAAAGCGCTCAACATCCCGTTGAGATAGTCCATTGTAAGGAACTCCGGCAATAGCAGAGTGAGCCTCCAGTAACTTTTTCTCTGAATCCAGTAGGGTTTCTACTAATTTAGATACTGGCTGTTGAGGCACTTGATTATTGGGAATCTCTGGAATCGATACTGTTGATTCAGGGCTAAAGTCTGGGGCGTTTTCCTTCACCCCAAAACTACTCGCCTCATAAGCGGTTTTTAAGGCTAGTTCCAACCCAGTTGGGTTGGTATCGGTAGTTGAAGTAATGCCTACTTTCTGGTCTTGATTCCAAACCCGTACAGTTACACCAGAGCGATTAGATGCCTCAACCTGTTTTGGCTCACCCTGGTCTACTTGAACACCAGCTTCATCCACTGCAGAGCCATAAATATCGAATTTTTCAATTCCCAGGCGTTTAGCGATCGCAATCGCCGAATCAGCTATCTCATTAATCTTGGTCATCTTATGTTTAGATTGTGAATGTTTGATTAACAAAAAAAAAAAGAGCCATGATATCAAATCCGGTTAATCACTTCGGATGTAAGCTATCAGCTATCAGCTATCAGCGAACAGCGATTAGCGCTACGCGCACGCTACTTGAGGTGCTAGCAGGCGGTTTAACTGCACGGGGTCGGATGAGTAAAACGAGCAGGGATTTTCAACCAGCCCTACCAGCACCCCCCAGCTGGTTTACTACCGACCGTGGATTAGCTGACGGCTGATGACTGTTCGCGCAGCGTGCGCGTAGCGCATTAGCTGAATGCTTACGATAAGTCTTCAACCGGAGATGATAGTTTAACACTAGTCCCAAAGCCTGGCTGCTGGGGTAAATTACCGTCCACCAACAGTAATCGAATCTACCTTGATATGAGGCTGACCCACAGTTACATAAACACTGCCGCTAATGGAACCACAGAAACCAGCGGCTAATCCTAAGTCTTTGGAACACATGGAAATCTTATTCATAATTTCCTTAGCTTCCCCAATCAGAATTGCCCCTTTCAGCGGTTTAGTGACTTTGCCATTTTCAATCAAATAGGCTTCATCGACACCAAAGTTAAATTCTCCAGTAGCACCAACACTACCACCGCCCATCCGCTTGCAGTAAATACCTTTATCGATAGACGCAAATAAATCCTCTACCTCGTAATCACCAGGAGCGATGTAGGTATTGCGCATCCGTGAAGCAGCAGCATAGGCATAATTCTGACGGCGTCCACTACCTGTTCTGGGGTGTCCAGTCAGCTGAGACCCTGCCCGGTCGGCGATAAAATTCTTCAGTATGCCATTTTCTATCAACAGAGTTCTTTGGGCTGGCATGCCCTCATCATCCATATCAATGGTTCCAAAGGCATTGTCAGATAACCCTTCATCCCAGGCGGTAAGGCTTTCGTTAGCAATCTTCTCACCTTTTTTGTCAGCAAACGGAGTAGTTTTCCGCTCAATCTGGGTCGTTTCCAATAGGTGTCCACAGGCTTCATGGAAAATTACCCCACCAAAGGAATTGGCCATGATAATCGGGTAAGTACCAGACTCTACGTAATCGGCATAGAGCATCTTACCAGCGGATTCAGCAACTTCCTCTGCAGTACCATTATAATCCCAGGCTCTTAGAAACTCTGGGTTACCGGTACTACCAGCACGCTTGCCAATCGAAGAGCGATGGTCGCCATCAGCACAT encodes:
- a CDS encoding TldD/PmbA family protein translates to MPPTLLLSKELPTLEYQSTSSSFDESWRAPLSTLLGLGRAAGADFIEFFLERVNYISCLAEDDAITSISPRLTSGAGIRVFRGKSDCYVSTNDLSFSGLKAALEKALSIQGLELPTPNAFIPETNLELLRDYATAKGKDTWLSGCSSMAEMGEVLLDANGALQRKASHVQSRRAVYFRDWQEVMVAASDGTFARDIRLTQSVGYNLLCADGDHRSSIGKRAGSTGNPEFLRAWDYNGTAEEVAESAGKMLYADYVESGTYPIIMANSFGGVIFHEACGHLLETTQIERKTTPFADKKGEKIANESLTAWDEGLSDNAFGTIDMDDEGMPAQRTLLIENGILKNFIADRAGSQLTGHPRTGSGRRQNYAYAAASRMRNTYIAPGDYEVEDLFASIDKGIYCKRMGGGSVGATGEFNFGVDEAYLIENGKVTKPLKGAILIGEAKEIMNKISMCSKDLGLAAGFCGSISGSVYVTVGQPHIKVDSITVGGR
- a CDS encoding TldD/PmbA family protein, translating into MTKINEIADSAIAIAKRLGIEKFDIYGSAVDEAGVQVDQGEPKQVEASNRSGVTVRVWNQDQKVGITSTTDTNPTGLELALKTAYEASSFGVKENAPDFSPESTVSIPEIPNNQVPQQPVSKLVETLLDSEKKLLEAHSAIAGVPYNGLSQRDVERFYLNSDGALRQQASSSASIYLYTKTEEEGKKPRSAGAYKISQGLETLDIQTCLQKAAEKTISHLNYEKVKSGKYRVVFSPEAFLSLLNAFSNLFNAQNILDKQSLSTPESLGTPIASPLLSVCDDELHPKNVAPVYFDGEGTPTRRVPIITEGVLSNFLHSAGTAKRLNAKPTGHANMGAKVTVSPNFYHVFPGQSAEQEYSLDQAENVIWIDEVNALHAGVKALEGSFSLPFDGWMVNKGELTSIDSATVAGDFRELLKSIIYVEKEPELTSGGVCPKIWVDGLSITGD
- a CDS encoding Uma2 family endonuclease, whose translation is MITLAKWSIEDYHHMIAAGILSDRHVELLEGQIIEMSPEGPLHRKINDSIADYLREKLRGRAKIYEAHPVSLPDSEPEPDIAVVKLPVSLYDNRHPSAEEIYLLIEISDTTLEKDLEQKRIAYARAGILEYWVVDLKAQQLIVFQQPSGDSYQIKQTKAYGTLYPVAFPHIEVSVEKLLSKTI
- a CDS encoding PIN domain-containing protein, with product MASNNKIKRYLDTNILVYSIDLSKDNRQKHRAALEILRPSQREVICLSSQVIAEFYAVVTSSKSVANPLTTQETIMRIERFMQMPNIELLSMSDNIFKEWFELLKINPVKGARVFDLMHLAIMISHGVTSIYTFNEDDFNWHPEIEVIVPSY
- a CDS encoding contractile injection system tape measure protein, which translates into the protein MNQQRHIIKKQIIELNLSSQQGAFELQNEVNRLYRYKVLPLIDNLFNQFSDLDTIHRINTLEIDLGNIDINNLEQELIDKIIAQIQQQLEEQISHSSSSLSTQPQPKTELGESSPLLARTEGETGENIEVNKITSVSSTSYQRLSDQIGKSEIASKRALQLEIFSYFIQTGMLPWWAENLSKQELEDYCDRLITNSPNQVKPIVQQSLKNPKHLQRLIYQFSDSILLKIAGLFTGDSVPFIADYNTDIKPVLAQLEQTRNIPEAKLRLEIWQGLFLSISSDSKTQVDKFKLIQDNLLHIATSNRINYPEFLKNIVTKIEHLVREEKGFKSTLPEILDKIQIPGQDAQLIRAEKRASQLEIFSNFIQTGILSENLSKQQLEQYCDRLITNSPNQVKSIVEQSLKNPKQFQRLIYQFSDSILLKIAGLFTGDLVPFIADYNTDIKSVLEQLEQTRNIPKAKLRLERWQGLLLSLSSDSNTQVDKLRLIEANLLHITSSNNINYPEFLTSLVTKIEHLVREGKGFKSQLTEILDRIQIPSQETQLIRAEEKASQLQIFSDFIQTGILPENLSKQELEQYCDRLISNSPNQIKSLVQQSLKNPKHLQRLIYQFSDSTLLKIAGLFTGDLVPFIADYNTDIKPVLEQLEQTRNIPAAKLRLEIWQGILFSISSESKTQVDKLRLIEANLLHITSSNNINYPEFLTNLVAKIKHLVRQGKGFKSRLPEILYRIEIPSQETQFIKEREQLEHLLRELQHLDLNSQILPQHKQQINQLKTEIEILLNEINNSAQVQRSSDLITRFKQLQKTCQTLKLNIQQELKSNQTRIPDVVNTFSDSDEIYIYNAGLILLWPFLTRFFVKIGLVQDKIFINTTSAERAALLLQYLVDNSTEIPEHILPLNKILCGIELLEPIDTNLEITEQERAESENLLSAVIQNWSILKNTSIEGFRTAFLQRNGIVRIRDGSWLLQVERETYDILLDRIPWSIRVVKLPWMDNILYVEW